The Kosakonia sp. SMBL-WEM22 sequence TGTTGCGCCAGACGGCGGCCTGCCTGACGCAAACTGATGGTGGCTCCCTTGAGCAGACCCGACCCACTTTTAGCGCCATTGCCCGCCAGATGTCCCAGCTGCACACGCTCTACAAGCTGGCCCGGCTCTCCAGCGCGGAAATCGCTGATAATCAACAGAAGTGGCAGAGCGTGATGGCCTTTACGCTGCGCAGCTATCAGCTTATCGCGCTGCTGCAAACCGCTGCACCCGATGCGGCGCGAAAACCGCTTGTCGATGCGCTGCTTACGCTGGCGCAGCAGGTGGAGGAGGGCAAATTGCCGCCTGTGCAGGATCTCTCCCTCTCCGTTGAGCGTGAGCAGGATGTGATTGTGCGCGACATTGCCGCGCTGCTGACCGCACTTCAACGTGGTGAGGAGATTGCTTTACCGCCAAGCGAGGGGGAGAAGATTGCCCTGATGCCGCCGGATGCCTGGCGCAACCCGGCCTATCTGCACTTCACCCTGAAAACTGTGCTGGCGACGCTGATCTGCTACGTCTTCTATACCGCGGCAGACTGGCAGGGCATTCACACCATTATGCTGAGCTGCGTGATTGTGGCGCAGCCGGGGCTTGGCGCGACGATGCAGAAGATCGCGCTGCGCATTGGCGGCGCGCTGCTGGCGACCCTGCTGGCACTGCTGCTGATTGTTTTTATTCAACCCTGGACGGAGTCGCTGGTAGGCCTGCTGGCGATGGCGCTGCCGGTAATGGCGCTGGCCGCCTGGCTGGCGGGTGGGTCAGAGCGCATTGCCTATGCCGGTATTCAGCTCGGTTTTACCTTTGCTCTGGCCTTTTTAAGCTGGTTTGGCCCGCTGACCAACTTAACCGAGCTTCGCGATCGGGTGATCGGTATTCTGCTTGGCGTGCTGATTTCGTCGCTTATTCACCTCTATTTATGGCCGGATAGCGAAGCGCCACAGCTCAAAGCCAGCCTTGCGCGCCTCTACCGGCGTATAGCCGACCTGCTGCGGGCAACCGATCGGCAGGCCACTACCCCGGCGCTGTTTGCCAGCCTGACTGAGAGCGATGCGCTGCTTAACCGCGTTGCCGCCGAGCCGCTCAACACCTGGGCGCACCCCCATGCGGAAGCGAAAGTCTGGCCGCGCGGCGAGACCTTTGCCAGCGCGCAGGAGCTTGTACGCCTGATTGAAGGCTATCGACGCTATGGCGCGGCGGACGATCCCTTTTTATCCCGCTGCGCCGGGTATATTGAGGCCTACGCTGCGGCTATCGATCAGGCGCAGCCGAAGCCGGAGCTGAAGGCGCTTCGCGCCGATGCGGCAAACCCCTATGGCCCGCCGCTGATGCAGGCACTCTCCAGCCTGCCGGCGTGGTCATCCCCCTTTTCACTGAGTTCGCGACGGGCAGAGTAAAGTATGCGCGCAAAAATGATCGCTTCGCGTTTTCGCTGCGGCACGCTGGCCGCATTTGGCCTGCTGCTGCTATCCGGCTGTGCGCTGGTGCAGGACGATCCGGGGCGGGTGGCCATCGTCAACCCGCAGAAGGCGCAGCTGGCGCAGGCAATTCACCTGGCGAACAGCGGCTGGCCCGCGGCGCGCTGGTGGGAAAACTATCACGATCGCCAGCTAACGATGCTGGTCAACCGCGCGTTGCAAAACTCGCCCACCATGCAGGCCGCGCGGCTGCGCGTTGGCCAGTCGCAGTCGACGGTGGCGCTGGCGCAGTCGGCAATGGGCGTGCAGGCAGGTGCCGTCGCTGCACAAAACTACATGCGCGTGTCGGACAGGGAAGCGAAAGCGACCTGGCCCTATGCCTACTCTCTGCCGGTCGATAAACAGGGCCCGTGGTACACGCTGAATACGGTCGGCGTTGGTGCGTCGCTCAATATTGATCTCTGGGGATCGGATCGCGCGCGCGTGGCGGCCGCGATTGGCGAGCAGAATGCGAAGCTTGCCGAGACTGCGGCGATTGAGCTGGATATCGCCAGCAGCGTCGCGCAGCTCTACTTTGCGATGCAGGCGACTTTCGCACGCATTGCACTGCTCAATGAGCAGCAGGAGATTGCCCGCTTCTCCGAGCAGGCGCACCAGCAGCGCGCGGCGCGCGGGCTGGAGGATAGCGTCGATCTCGCTGGTGCAGAGGCTGAACGGCTGGCGACGCAGCAACAACTGGTGGAAGCGAACGGCGCGTTAACCCGTTACCGCGAGACCCTGCGGGCGCTGATCGGCGCGGACGCGCAGAGCATGCCTGAGATTCATGCGGTGGCGCTGCCGCAATTGCAGCAAACGCTGCCCGCCTCGCTCTCTTTCGAACTGCTGGCGCGCCGCCCGGATCTGCAGGCGCTGCGCGGGTATGTCACTGCCACCATGAGCCAGGTAGACTCCGCGAAGGCGGCCTTTTATCCGCACTTTGATATCAAAGCTTTCTGGGGCTACAACGCCTTTGATGTCGGCGATCTCTTCCGCTACTCCTTCCAGCAGCTCAATATTCTGCCTGCGCTCACCCTGCCGCTGTTCGATGGCGGGCGGTTAAACGCCCACCTGAAGTCGGTGCGTACCGCCAGTAATATCCTGATCAAACAGTACAACCAGGCAGTGCTCGACGCGGTGCGCGATGTGGCGATCACCTCCAGCCAGCTTAACGATCTCAATCAGATGGTGGCGATGCAGCAAGAGAAAGTGCGCGCCGCGATGACGGCAACCAACAGTGCGGCGGCTCACTACCAGCGCGGGCTGCTGAGCCGTTTCAGGGCGCAGGAGGCGCGCCGTTTAGCGCTGGCGCAGCAGCTTCTGCTACTCGATATGCAGGCACAGCAGCTCAGTGCCGATATCATGCTGATAAAAGCGCTGGGCGGCGGTTACCGCAATGAGAACGAAAAGGGTGAAGAGAAGCCGTAACAGAGATGGCTCCGCCCGTGGTTTACAGGCGGAGCAGGGCAGTTAATAGCGGGAAGGGACGCCTTCAGGTCGGGTTTTGAAGCGGCGATGCAGCCACATATATTGCTCGGGTGCCATCATAATGCAGCGCTCCACCACTTTGTTCATCCACGCGGCGGTGGTTTCGGCATCGTCCAGCGGCGGTGAGCACTCTGGCTCAAGCATAATCAGCTCATACCCTTTACCGCCGGGTTTGCGGCGCGGCACAAACGGCACCACGCAGGCTTGCGACATGCGCGCCAGCATCCACGTGCCGGAAGTGGAGGCAGCCTGCTCAACGGCAAAGAAGGGGACAAAGACGCTGGCGCGCGGGCCGTAGTCGTGATCCGGCGCGTACCAGACCACCTCACCCGCTTTCAGCGCGCGGATCATCCCTTTCAGATCCTTACGGTCAATCATGCTCTTATTGGAGCGCATGCGCCCCCACGTTTGCAGCAGATCGATAACCGGGTTGTCGTTCGGGCGGTAGACGCCAATGCCCGGCTCATTCAGACCAAACATCCGCGCGCCAATCTCCAGCGTCAGGAAGTGCACACCAATCAGCAGAATGCCGCGACCCTGCGCCTGCACGTTACGTACATGTTCGAAATGGGAGACATCCATCCAGCGGCGCATGCGGCGATCGGACCAGAACCAGGCCATGCCGGTTTCAATCAGCCCCATGCCGACGGATTCAAAATTCTTCGCCACCATATTTTGCCGCTCCTCCTCGCTCATCTGCGGAAAGCAGAGCGTCAGGTTGCGATGCGCAATGTGCGCGCGGCGCTTCATCAGGCGCTGGGCAAGATGGCCGAGTGCGCAGCCTAAGCGGTAGAGGAGCGGGTAGGGAAGTTGAACCACCAACCACAGCACGCCGATCCCGAACCAGGTTGCCCAGTAGCGGGGGTGCAGCAGCGATGCCGAAAATTTGGGTAAATGCGTCATGACTGTCCTGTGTATAGCTACAATGGCCTGTATTCTCGCACTTTTTTTGAATTTCGCAAAAACCAGGGTGTGAAGCCGCGTTCCATAAGCGCAACGCGCGTTACAGTGTGAAATGAATGGGTGGAAATGTAGCGCAAAATGTGGGGATGTAAATTAACACTATTTGCTTTATGATGCCGCCCGTTTTTCACTCTCCACTCTGCAGGATACGTACACCATGCCAGTGTTACACAACCGCATCTCCAATGATGAACTGAAAGCCCGCATGCTCGCCGAAACCGAGCCGCGCGTTACCGTCTCGTTTTACAAATACTTCTCGATTGTTAACCCGCAGGCGACGCGCGATGCGCTCTACCAGGCTCTGTCGCAGTTGAGCGTCTTTGGGCGCATCTACCTCGCTCATGAAGGGATCAACGCGCAGATCAGCGTACCACAGAGCAAATTCGAGGCGTTTCGCGAAGCGCTCTATACCTTCGATCCGGCGCTGAACGGGCTGCGTCTCAATATCGCTATTGATGATGACGGTAAATCCTTCTGGGTGCTACGCATGAAGGTGCGTGATCGCATTGTGGCAGACGGCATTGAGGATGCGAGTTTTGATGCCAGCAATGTCGGGGACTACCTGAAAGCGGCGGAAGTGAACGCCATGCTTGACGATCCGGACGCAGTATTTATCGATATGCGCAACCACTACGAATATGAGGTGGGCCACTTCGACGGCGCAATGGAGATCCCGGCCGACACCTTCCGCGAGCAGTTGCCAAAGGCGGTCGAGATGATGCAGGAACACAAAGACAAAAAGATTGTCATGTACTGCACCGGCGGCATTCGCTGCGAGAAAGCGAGTGCCTGGATGAAGCATAACGGCTTCAATAAAGTGTGGCACATTGAAGGCGGCATTATTGAGTACGCCCGCCGCGCCCGCGAGCAGGGTCTGCCGGTGCGCTTTATCGGCAAAAACTTTGTCTTCGACGAGCGGATGGGCGAGCGCATCTCTGACGATGTGATTGCGCACTGCCACCAGTGCGGCACGCCGTGCGATGCCCACACCAACTGCCTGAACGATGGCTGCCACCTGCTCTTTATTCAGTGCCCAAGTTGTGCTGAGAAGTTCGACGGTTGCTGCAGCGAGTTGTGCAAAGAGGAGCGTGCCCTGCCGGAAGAGGAGCAGCGTAAACGCCGCGCCGGACGGGAGAATGGCAATAAGATCTTCAATAAATCGCGTGGCCGCCTGAACACCAAACTGGGCATTCCGGACCCGGAATAATGCAGAAGGAGAGGGGAACCCCTCTCCTTTTTTACGCCTGCTTACTTCTGGCGCACACCTTCAACCGAAATAATCAGCTCAACATCCTGCGATGCCGGACCGAGATCGGTGGTGATGTTAAAGTCTTTCAGCTTGATCTTGCCGGAGGCTTCAAAGCCTGCGCGCACGCCGCCCCACGGGTCATTGCCCTGGCCCATCAGCTTCGCTTCCAGTTCAACCGGCTTGGTGACACCGTTTAAGGTCAGGTTGCCGGTGATATCCAGCTCATCACCATCCTTTTTCACCGACGTTGAGGTGAAGGTCGCTTTCGGGAACTTCGCCACGTTGAGGAACTCAGCGCTGCGCAGGTGTTTGTCACGCTCAGCGTGATTGGTGTCGACGCTGTTGGTGTTGATGGTGACATTCACTTTGTCGGCAGCCGGGTTGGCCTCATCAAAGGTAAAGCTACCGTCGAAGTCCTTAAACGTACCGTATAACCAGCTGTAACCGAGGTGCTGGATACGGAAGTTAACGAAGGCGTGCTGGCCCTCTTTATCGATCTTGTAGTCTGCCGCTACGGCAGAACCGGTGGTGAACAGCAGCGAGGCGAGAGCGAGTCCCGGCAGGATCTTCTTCATACTTATGCTCCAGAGTCAGGTGACGATTTTCCCAGCATCCGCTTGAGAGTGGCGTCTTTATCAATGAAATGGTGTTTAAAGGCGGCGAGGCCGTGCAGCACGGAAAGAACCACTACGCTCCAGGCCAGCCATAGATGGATCGTTCCGGCGAGGTCCGCCTGCGAGCCGGCATCGGCAAGCGTGGCAGGGATCTCAAACAGGCCAAATACGCTAATCGGTTTACCATCGGCGGTGGAGATGAGATAGCCGCTAAAGACGATGCTAAATAACAGCAGGTAGAGAACGATATGGGCAATCACCGCGGCGATGCGCGTGGCGGTGGAGTAGCTTTTCAACGGCGGTGGCGGCGGGGAGATAAAACGCCACAGCAGACGGATGACCAGGCCAAACATCAGCAGAATGCCGATACTTTTATGGATTTCGGGTGCCTGATGATACCAGCCATCGTAATAGCTGAGTGTGACCATCCATAACCCTAAGGCGAACATGCCATACACCACGATGGCGACCAGCCAGTGAAGCGTTACGGAAATAAAACCGTAGCGTGCCGGAGAGTTGCGAAATTGCATAACGGGTCATCACTGTTAACCAAAAGTTAATTTAAAATGGCGTCAGTGAGAAAATATTGCAACTCAAAAATAGCGAATTGGATTGTTATTTTTTCTATAACATAAATTTTGAAAGAGTTGACCGGTTTATATTCAGGCTATTAGAAAGTTTAAACGTTTAAGGCAGGCTGTGCAGTAGGTTAGGTGGTCTGTGGTCAAAGTAAAGCATTCAAAAATATTGTTTGTAAAAGGCGAATAAAGCGCTAAGTGTCAGCTTTTGTAAGCGTTTTAGCGCCGCTAACGTTACGCTGAATTAATTGAAAACAACAACTGAGAATATATGCCACCACATTTTCACGCGGGTGATTACTTTATTCTGCGCAAAGAGAAACGGCCCCGAAATAGGGCCGCCATAAACTTAATCTGTAAAACGAGCGAGGGAGAAGGGTTGTAAATCGAACCCGAGCGTTTTCTGCTGCACGAAGGCGCAGGCGATCTCGCCGAGCACCGGCGCAAATTTAAAGCCGTGACCGCTCAGGCCGGTGACCACCAGCGTGTTCGGTTCGCCTGGCAGGGTGTCGATAATAAAGTCTTCATCGGGTGAGTTGTCATAGGTGCAGGATGCGCCATACAGGCAGCCGCCGATGCCCGGCAGATGCTGGCGTAAAAAGGAGAAGCACTCCGAACCGTCGCCAGCTTCTGTGCCAAACGGCGTGCGCTCGTCGGCCGCGTTAATCACCTGTCCGCCGTTGTGGCGACCAATCTTTAACTCATTCTCATCCGCCGGGAAGCCGTAGTAGTGCTCGCCGTTCGGCATCTCGCCGGTAAAGGCCGGGAAGCTGTTTTTCACGCTGTAACGGCCATCGGCCTGGAACCAGGCAAACACTTTGCGTACCGGTTGAATCGGCAGGTTCGGCA is a genomic window containing:
- a CDS encoding rhodanese-related sulfurtransferase; protein product: MPVLHNRISNDELKARMLAETEPRVTVSFYKYFSIVNPQATRDALYQALSQLSVFGRIYLAHEGINAQISVPQSKFEAFREALYTFDPALNGLRLNIAIDDDGKSFWVLRMKVRDRIVADGIEDASFDASNVGDYLKAAEVNAMLDDPDAVFIDMRNHYEYEVGHFDGAMEIPADTFREQLPKAVEMMQEHKDKKIVMYCTGGIRCEKASAWMKHNGFNKVWHIEGGIIEYARRAREQGLPVRFIGKNFVFDERMGERISDDVIAHCHQCGTPCDAHTNCLNDGCHLLFIQCPSCAEKFDGCCSELCKEERALPEEEQRKRRAGRENGNKIFNKSRGRLNTKLGIPDPE
- a CDS encoding FUSC family protein; amino-acid sequence: MEHAWGYLQKELRATPGRGNYTLRMTLSCAILIALFMSLQIPFLAIALIVVFYVSQPNVVMISLVSVAFMLVVTLVLGGVLLIIKWTYDYPLVRLVASVLLFALAVYLMRIMGKLGLAFFVVALAVIYAQTFPSMTGQSEILVRLLLWLWVAINSAIVVTLLVNACFAQAFPGWQFKSALAAMLRQTAACLTQTDGGSLEQTRPTFSAIARQMSQLHTLYKLARLSSAEIADNQQKWQSVMAFTLRSYQLIALLQTAAPDAARKPLVDALLTLAQQVEEGKLPPVQDLSLSVEREQDVIVRDIAALLTALQRGEEIALPPSEGEKIALMPPDAWRNPAYLHFTLKTVLATLICYVFYTAADWQGIHTIMLSCVIVAQPGLGATMQKIALRIGGALLATLLALLLIVFIQPWTESLVGLLAMALPVMALAAWLAGGSERIAYAGIQLGFTFALAFLSWFGPLTNLTELRDRVIGILLGVLISSLIHLYLWPDSEAPQLKASLARLYRRIADLLRATDRQATTPALFASLTESDALLNRVAAEPLNTWAHPHAEAKVWPRGETFASAQELVRLIEGYRRYGAADDPFLSRCAGYIEAYAAAIDQAQPKPELKALRADAANPYGPPLMQALSSLPAWSSPFSLSSRRAE
- a CDS encoding MdtP family multidrug efflux transporter outer membrane subunit, with product MRAKMIASRFRCGTLAAFGLLLLSGCALVQDDPGRVAIVNPQKAQLAQAIHLANSGWPAARWWENYHDRQLTMLVNRALQNSPTMQAARLRVGQSQSTVALAQSAMGVQAGAVAAQNYMRVSDREAKATWPYAYSLPVDKQGPWYTLNTVGVGASLNIDLWGSDRARVAAAIGEQNAKLAETAAIELDIASSVAQLYFAMQATFARIALLNEQQEIARFSEQAHQQRAARGLEDSVDLAGAEAERLATQQQLVEANGALTRYRETLRALIGADAQSMPEIHAVALPQLQQTLPASLSFELLARRPDLQALRGYVTATMSQVDSAKAAFYPHFDIKAFWGYNAFDVGDLFRYSFQQLNILPALTLPLFDGGRLNAHLKSVRTASNILIKQYNQAVLDAVRDVAITSSQLNDLNQMVAMQQEKVRAAMTATNSAAAHYQRGLLSRFRAQEARRLALAQQLLLLDMQAQQLSADIMLIKALGGGYRNENEKGEEKP
- a CDS encoding Kdo(2)-lipid IV(A) acyltransferase, encoding MTHLPKFSASLLHPRYWATWFGIGVLWLVVQLPYPLLYRLGCALGHLAQRLMKRRAHIAHRNLTLCFPQMSEEERQNMVAKNFESVGMGLIETGMAWFWSDRRMRRWMDVSHFEHVRNVQAQGRGILLIGVHFLTLEIGARMFGLNEPGIGVYRPNDNPVIDLLQTWGRMRSNKSMIDRKDLKGMIRALKAGEVVWYAPDHDYGPRASVFVPFFAVEQAASTSGTWMLARMSQACVVPFVPRRKPGGKGYELIMLEPECSPPLDDAETTAAWMNKVVERCIMMAPEQYMWLHRRFKTRPEGVPSRY
- a CDS encoding YceI family protein — its product is MKKILPGLALASLLFTTGSAVAADYKIDKEGQHAFVNFRIQHLGYSWLYGTFKDFDGSFTFDEANPAADKVNVTINTNSVDTNHAERDKHLRSAEFLNVAKFPKATFTSTSVKKDGDELDITGNLTLNGVTKPVELEAKLMGQGNDPWGGVRAGFEASGKIKLKDFNITTDLGPASQDVELIISVEGVRQK
- a CDS encoding cytochrome b, producing MQFRNSPARYGFISVTLHWLVAIVVYGMFALGLWMVTLSYYDGWYHQAPEIHKSIGILLMFGLVIRLLWRFISPPPPPLKSYSTATRIAAVIAHIVLYLLLFSIVFSGYLISTADGKPISVFGLFEIPATLADAGSQADLAGTIHLWLAWSVVVLSVLHGLAAFKHHFIDKDATLKRMLGKSSPDSGA